AAACTAACTTCTTGGGAGAATCCAAATGATCCATCCCCTGGAGACATTTATCGGGTTTTAGAACTCTATAACTATCCTGAGCTTTATGtaatgaaaggaaagaaaaaggtatACCGGTCTGGACCTTGGAATGGCCTATATTTCAGTGGATTACCTTATCTACAGAATAATACTATTTTTGGTTACAACTTTGTAAGCAATAAAGATGAGATTTACTTCACGTTTAGCCTTCTAAATAATTTTGTCATTGAAAGAACTGTAGTAAACCAAACAGGTATAGTTTATCGCTATGTATGGTTGGAGGGTGATCATAATTGGACGATGCATAGATCCTACCCGAAAGAGTTTTGTGACAATTATGGTCTCTGTGGAGCCTATGGGAATTGCATTATTAATCAGACACAAGGATGCCAGTGTTTGAAAGGGTTTAGTCCAAAGTCACCACAAGCATGGGCTTCATCTGATTGGAGTCAAGGATGTGTCCGCAATAAACCGTTAAGTTGCAACGGCGAACATAAAGATGGGTTTGTCAAATTTGAAGGCCTTAAAGTTCCTGATACTACACAGACTTGGTTGGATAAGACTATTGGTCTGGAGGAATGCAGAGTGAAGTGCTTGAATAATTGTTCTTGTATGGCCTACAGTAATTCAGACATAAGAGGTGCAGGTAGTGGTTGTGTCATGTGGTATGGAGATCTCATTGACATGAGACAATTTGAAACGGGTGGGCAAGGTCTACATATCAGGATGTCTGCTTCAGAGTCAGGTAAGCACTATCAACTATAATCTTCTCATTTCAACTGCAACTTCGCAAATGCCGTCTAAGATCacactaattttatattattctttttaatcgtTCCAACCCTTAAGAACCTGAAGATGGGCACGAGAGGAACACACCAACGATTGTTGCTTCCACCATTGCTGCAATTTGTGGGGCTCTGTTGATTAGTTCTTATTTTATCTGCAGAAATAGGAGGAACAATGCTGGTAAATATTTACCTACAGCTCTACTCACGAGTAATGATATATAGACACCAATATATAAAACGATCTAATTCAtatccttatttttttctctttctatcaAATTATATGCACTATTTTATCTATACTTCTTTCGCGTATCTCTCTTTCTCAAGATGTCTAATAACATATAAgtgtttatgtatttttatccaTATATGTAGAAAAAGGATAGATGAATACCGACAATGCTATTAACAcctaattagagaaaaaaaaaaaagagagaaaaaaattataagtatttttagatttatgagataatatgaagaaagaaataaaaataaatgaaggatGTAATaagatgtttaaaataaaataaaattatgtatcaTTACTCATGTATAGAAAggtatgatatattttattgaatcatatatattaatagtataaattttatttggacTAAAATCTGTAACTTAATCTACTAATGTCAAGATTATCACCAAAGACcaattttagtatttattatatGAGGAGTGCGAGAAAAATGTTATTGATAAAAGTTATTGAAATTATCAAATGATGTGAGAGACTCATTAACAAAGAAGACAAACTTaaaacttttagttttttttcacaTGCTACTAGagtgataagttttttttcttcttattttactttttatattttgaagaaacaacaatcattattttcaataattgGATTAgcattttaaactaaaaaaatttaaaaactcaaAAAGTCTAGTgaatttacaataattaaaaactaacatatttattatattaatttaaataggtCATTAGAGGAACGTGAAAGTAACTCATCTTCATTTCTATTTAAATTCTCATTATTGTCACAAATGACAAAGATAATAtcttctatttatattttttattgcataACTTCTGCTAATAATTTTGAGCACAGTAACAAATTACTCGAAGGACAAGAGTGAGAAGGATATTGATTTACCAACATTtgatttttcattcatttctaATGCCACAAATGACTTTTCGCAAAGTGAAAAATTGGGACAAGGCGGCTTTGGATCCGTGTACAaggtaagaaaattaaatttaatctaaGTCCTCATTCTTCATCAAATAATCTCAATCTTTCCAAAATCATTATCAGGGCATATTGCCAGATGGGCAAGAGATTGCAGTCAAAAGGCTTTCTAAAACTTCTGGACAAGGTTTGGATGAATTCAAAAATGAAGTCATGTTGATTGCAAAACTTCAACACCGCAATCTCGTAAAGCTTCTTGGTTGTTCTATCCAACAAGATGAGAAATTGTTGATATATGAATTCATGCCAAATAGAAGCTTGGATTACTTTATTTTTGGTTGGAGATTTTTCACAATctaatccttttctttttcttataaaaaactaTAGAATAGTTGTCAAGCTTATTTAGAAGTGAACTTTGTCAGATTCAACAAGGCACACATTATTAGGTTGGACTAAGCGATTTGAAATTATTGGTGGAATTGCTCGAGGACTTCTCTATCTTCATCAAGACTCTAGACTAAAGATCATTCACAGGGATCTCAAAACTAGTAACGTTCTTCTTGATAGTAATATGAACCCAAAAATATCAGATTTTGGTATGGCTAGGACATTTGGGTTAGATCAAGATGAAGCAAATACAAATAGAGTAATGGGAACATAGTAAGTTTTtctatattgtttttttcttctctttccgTAACTACTTTTATAGTTTGATTGTGAACTCTTGTTTTGTTGTGCAGTGGTTATATGCCTCCTGAATATGTAGTACATGGATCTTTCTCAGTCAAATCTGATGTTTTCAGCTTTGGTGTGATTGTGCTAGAGATAATCAGTGGGAAGAAGAATAGGGCGTTTTATGACCCACACCATCACCTAAATCTTCTTGGGCATGTATGTATAAAAAACTTAGCAATCTATATTGGAATAGTAACAAGTCGATAAAACAATGAACATTAATTGTTTAGAATTTTAATATGGAAAATGAACTTTGATTTGTGGCTTCCACGTCATTTTCAGGCATGGAGACTGTGGATTGAAAAGAGGCCAACAGAACTTATGGATGACTTGGTCGATAATTCAGCTTGTCCATCTGAAATAATAAGATATATTCATATTGGTTTGTTATGTGTACAACAAAGACCTGAGGATAGACCAAACATGTCATCAGTAACTTTATTCTTGAATGGCGAGAAGTTATTACCCGAGCCAAATCAACCTGGGTTCTATACAGGAAAAGCTCATCCAACCAAGCCAAATTCTTCCTCAAGAAATATTGATGTATATTCCTTCAATGAAATGTCTAACTCATTGTTGGAGCCAaggtaagaaaattaataaaataaaactgaaatgatataaagaatagaaaagtCTCCTACCTCCAATCTCAACAAATGCATGCGTGGAAGAAATAACAATGTATCTAGAATTTGTTACTTTTTATTGAATCTGCGACTTAAATCGAATGCCTCTTTGTtagttcctaatttttttttatcaaactagATTTAAACATGCATGTTGCGTGGATGTCTCAAATGCTGATAGTAAGAcagattaatttatcatttttaaattttgttgataATAAAATGAGTATTTTCAAGAAATTTGATATTTCAATTTGAGGGAGATAGCAATTTTTTCTTGACGTAAATATTGTGTTATATTTCGGATGAATGAAAGTTATTTATGAGTCTATGAGTTAATGAGTCCACTTGTACTCAGCAAGTTGACTTTTGAGTAAATTCTTGAATTAACTTGCTAACTTTTACGAGTTTATGAGTCCACTTGTTCTCTGAGAGTTGACtcttgagtaaactcttttttagTAGAGTCTCGTTAAACTCTATAAACTTTAAGTAAACTTGGTAGACTTTCGAGTTTACAAACAAGCCAACGAGttagtaagttaaaaaaattaaaccaaaatctaagttattttttattatttcgtGTCTATTTAGTATTCAATATACCTTCATTTAACGTATtattctcaaatataaaattcccacatttaataatatcaaaattttattcactaataacatcaaactctcGATGATAATGATTTATCACTACTATAACCTCTAAAGTTATTGTCTAGTagtgatgtattattactatacttgattatttaaatattttaaactttatgatttactattttattttattatattattgaaatgtttaattagtatgttatttattgatattttatcattatttttatataaagtagACTCTTGCGAGTTTATGTGTTGAGTTCACAAGTTGAATATATAAAACTCCAACGAATCTAGATAAACTCTCAAGTTTGATCACCTTGATTCCAGCTAATATATAAGAAGAAATTTGGTGGGGATAGTCCTCCATCCAAAACATTTCATTAAAGGCCAGAGATAGCTAAACTAGCTAATCTATCAGTTGCCATGTTGCCCATTCTCTTAGTGAAACTCAGCTTGCAAACAGAGAAACTTAATTTGTTTTGATTCCAAGCCTTATAGATCTGAAGTTTGTCTATTTCAAAAAGAATGTCTCAGAAAATCACCCAAAAACCTATACcacatttttatctttcaaagaagcatcaaattttccttttaTGCAATGATTCGGACGTGGAATCCACTTTACCTTTTAATAAGTGTGATTATGATCAGTGCTTTTGTTAGCCTGGTAATACAGAGAGTCTGCTACTGGCAGAGTTTGctgcaaaattttctttttgttcacaAAAAACCCTATGTTTCTTCTTTGCGAATTTGCAAAATGGCCCATATGAGACAGAAGAAGTAGTTTGTTGCCTCTACTCTTCTTTGGACATAATCCAAGAGTTAATCCAGTCAGAGAAATTTGAGACAGAGGGATCAATTCTAATAGAAGCTGAAGTGCAAACCAAATTCCCCTTGCCTGTTCAGATCTTGTCTAAAAGGAATAATCTTTCTGCAAGCTCTGCAACAAAATTCCTGCTCTTTGGGGTAGCAAGAATATCCCAAAGGTCTTTCCACCTCACTGTTGACCTCGAACTGATCTCTACCTGCATGTCAGAATTTTTATTCATGCCAAATAATAACCTGATTTAATTGTGTAATTACTATGTTGAGTATGCTTCCAGAAAATAGGATCATGGGTATTTCGGCCTGGAAGAGGAATGGTCCTAATGTTTTGGGCCATTTGAGATGGAAACAACACGTTGATTTTATCATTATCCCAAAGAGTACCATTTTCAGAGAAAAGAAAGGCTACATAAGCCTCTGGGTTAACATCAACAGGTATGGGGAAGAAAATAAGGTTACCTCTCAAATTTGGTACCCATTTATCATGTTAAATTCTGGTACTTTGGCCATTACCAATCCTCTACATGGTCCCTTCATCCATAACCCATTTACAACCCATCATGCTTCTCCACAAAAAAACTATCGTTTTCGATGACCTTGGCTTGCAAAGGATGAACACGAGGGATATATAATTAGCTATCAAAGTAGCAgcaaggaaggaattttccacTCACATGATTCTCCTCCACTTTTCAGAAATTAAGGCCATATTGAAAGTTGTTGCGATCAGAAATCCAAGGTCTCTTTATATCTTGGGCCTAGCAAGCTTATCCCATGACAGCCATTGGATCTTCTTTTTACTCTCATTACCCTTCTCGAAAGAACCTTGCAGTTAAACTCTTAATTTGTAAGCATAAAGACTTAGGCAACATGAAACGGCTCATGACATTGTTAGGATATGGGACGTGGTTATGCCTTTTTTCTATGGAAGCATATGTTAGAAATGTATGATAGAAATGATTGGAGTAGGAAGAGGAtgagttttcagaaaattgaCACCTTAACTTGAATTGTGCTTATTAGCTTCTTGACTTACATTTCATGGCTTGCTACAACTTATGTCTTTATATAGGTTACATAGGTGATTTCTACACACTTCTATACTACTTAGTCCTAgagtcttctagactcatctatcATCTATCATCCATCTCTATAATGTTCTAGGTGCTTCTATGACTTTagataataagatatttttctacATCCATCAAGAAGTTTCTACACACTACAACATCTCCATAGGTGTAGAACTCTCTAGATAATGGACCACCAATTATACATCTACACTTTTCTTGATTAATCTTCAACACTCCCCCTTAATCTAGAAAAGTCTTGGACTCCAAGCATGTCTCTGAATTTGATGAACTTCTCTGTTGCAATTGGCTTGGTGAAGATGTCTGCTAATTGTTCTTCAGTCATGCAGAACTCCATTTTGATTTTTCCATGTTCCACGAGCTCTCTGATGAAGTGGTCTCTAATCTCAATATGCTTTGTACGGTTGTGGAATACTGGATTCTTAGTCATTGCAATAGCTAACATATTATCACAATGAATAACTGTTGGAGTCTTGGAGTCTTGTTGTACGTCTTGCAAAATTTTTCTGAGCCATGTCGCTTCACACGCAACGCTTATTGCAACCAAATATTTTGCTTCTGCTGATGATAGAGCAACTGTCATTTGTTTCTTAGACGCCCATGATATTGCTTTCTTTCCTAGAAGAAACACATATTCACTTATGCTTTTTCTATCATCTGTGCTTCCTGCCCAGTCGCTATCTGTATAACCTGTCAAGTTAAAGTCTCTATCTGCCTCGTACAAAATGCCAAAATCCTTTGTGTCTTTGAGATATCTTAGGATTCTCTTGGCTGCTGCAAAGTGTGCTTTCCTTGGGTTACTCATGAATCTAGACACGATGCTAACTGCATGTACGATGTATGGCCTTGAGTTAGTTAAGTAGATTAGCGAACCGACTAGGCTTCTATAAACTATTGCATCAACTTTGTTTTGCCCATCATCTTTTGAAAGCTTCTCGTTCATCGCCATAGGTGTGGCAAGTGGTTTGCAATCTTGCATGTTGAACTTCTTCAGTAAGT
Above is a window of Glycine soja cultivar W05 chromosome 12, ASM419377v2, whole genome shotgun sequence DNA encoding:
- the LOC114379458 gene encoding G-type lectin S-receptor-like serine/threonine-protein kinase At4g27290, whose amino-acid sequence is MKFLSFMIMVAYILVSSLRISIANDSMNVLQSMSDGVSLVSKGGKFEFGFFSPGYSQKRYVGIWYKNIPIQTVVWVANKANPINDSSGIITLNSTGNLVLTQNAYLVWYTNNSHKQAQNPVVVLLDSGNLVIKNEEETDPEVCLWQSFDYPSDTLLPGMKLGRNIRTGHEWKLTSWENPNDPSPGDIYRVLELYNYPELYVMKGKKKVYRSGPWNGLYFSGLPYLQNNTIFGYNFVSNKDEIYFTFSLLNNFVIERTVVNQTGIVYRYVWLEGDHNWTMHRSYPKEFCDNYGLCGAYGNCIINQTQGCQCLKGFSPKSPQAWASSDWSQGCVRNKPLSCNGEHKDGFVKFEGLKVPDTTQTWLDKTIGLEECRVKCLNNCSCMAYSNSDIRGAGSGCVMWYGDLIDMRQFETGGQGLHIRMSASESEPEDGHERNTPTIVASTIAAICGALLISSYFICRNRRNNAVTNYSKDKSEKDIDLPTFDFSFISNATNDFSQSEKLGQGGFGSVYKGILPDGQEIAVKRLSKTSGQGLDEFKNEVMLIAKLQHRNLVKLLGCSIQQDEKLLIYEFMPNRSLDYFIFDSTRHTLLGWTKRFEIIGGIARGLLYLHQDSRLKIIHRDLKTSNVLLDSNMNPKISDFGMARTFGLDQDEANTNRVMGTYGYMPPEYVVHGSFSVKSDVFSFGVIVLEIISGKKNRAFYDPHHHLNLLGHAWRLWIEKRPTELMDDLVDNSACPSEIIRYIHIGLLCVQQRPEDRPNMSSVTLFLNGEKLLPEPNQPGFYTGKAHPTKPNSSSRNIDVYSFNEMSNSLLEPR